Sequence from the Methanosarcina siciliae T4/M genome:
AGTACGGGAAAGAGTTTTGCCAGTTTAGGCACTGCAAAGATGTCGGGTTCCTGGTGAAGCTCAAACCAGAAGGGATGGTTGTAGATAAAGGGCAGTTTATGGCGTTTGAGGTATCTTATAAAACCCTTCAGGTCATGTTCTATTTTTGAAATCTCAGTCAGTTCTGAAAAGTCCTCTCTACAAAGTTCAAAAACATTCACGTGCAGTGTGTGCCCTGCAAACTCCGGGTCATAAACGGCCATTTCAACGCCAGGGACCAGTTGTTCTCTGTCCCATCCGAGAATATCGTATGCATCGACCGTATCATGGTCCGTAAATGTGACAAAATCCATACCCATTCCGAGGGCTTTTTCATAGAGGCTCTCGGGGCTCAAATCTTTTGCCGGGAGCACGTCAAAAGAACAGGTAGAATGTACGTGCAGGTCTGCCCGTTTCCAGCCCTCTTCCATAAGCTCGGCTGCCCGTTCAGGTGCAATCAGCTTTTCCTCGTAATTCCTCTGCCTTCCCCCCATGGCGTAGAATCCTGAGATTTTAATTTTATTCCGGATTATTTTATTTTGGCTTTATATTTCTCCTACTATAGTATAGTCCTTTTTTTAAATTAAGGTTTTCCGGGAATTTCTCTTGGCGTACAATCCATATTTTTTGTGTTTCATACCACCATGTTTATAAATATGCTAAAGTATCCCGATAGTTTCACAAAAACGATAGTGATCAGATATGGGGTTCTTCCAAAAACTAAGAAAAATTATCAGTGTTATTTTTGAAAAGGAAGCCGAGCAAAAAGGAGATGACTTTGAAAAATACGTTGTGGATCTCTTCGATGAAAAAGGTTTCTCCATCGTGCAGTGGACCACGGATATGACAAGAAAGCATACCCGTTTCGTAGAATCCGACTGTGGCCCTGACCTCGTCCTTCGCTACAGGCGGACCAATGAAATCTTCTGCGTGGAATGCAAGTACAGGTCAAAACTCTTCAAAGGCAAACTCCAGTGGTCAAGTCCAAAGCAGCTCGGGCGTTACAGAACCTTTGCAAACGATAATCTTGTCCCTTTTTTTGTGGTTATAGGACTCGGTGGGAAGGCCCGAAAACCAAAAAGGATGTTCTGTGTCCCTCTTGAGGAGGCAAATTATCCTGCACTTTCCCCGGAGCTTTTTGAGAAGTTTGAACGGAGTCCGAAGAAGAGGTTTCTCTGGAAAAACGGGATGCTGAAATGAGAGGCACTGAAATAATTTTAGATCTAAACTTTTATTTTTCCCATTCCGCTTTCCAGCATATTCATACGTCTCTCCCCCGAAAAAACATATTTCTTTCTCTGTACCTTTATTCCGAAAACAATAAGACTTCCCAATACATTTCGTCCTTTTCGTATTTTATTTTTCCTTAAATTATAATACCGGAGGAATTCAATATCAATAAGTGACTCTTTTTGGGGGAGAGTATGAAAATCAAATCCGTTAATCCTTATACCGAAGAAATAAACCGGACTTATGATTCTTTTTCTATCGAAGAATGCAGAACCCGGATTGAAAAATCGAGGGCTGCTTTTTCAGAGTGGAGTTCATTGCCGGCAGAGGAGAGAGCAAAATCTTTCTCGAATGTTGCGAAGGTACTTCGACAGAATACTGAAATTTATGCCGGGGTTATTACGGAGGAGATGGGGGAACCTATCAGGCAGTCCAGAAGTGAAGTCCAAAAATGCGCCAGGCTCTGTGACTATTATGCAGAAAATGCGGCTGGATTACTGAAAGATGAAGGACAGAGCTGTACCGCTGCCAAGAGATTTATTATTGTAAAAGAAGTTGTGGGGGATTTTATCGAGGCATTTGAACGCCATATGCAGGAACTGAAAATCGGGGACCCGATGGACGAAGAAACCGATCTCGGCCCTCTTGCAAAAAAAATTTGTCGAAAAACTTGAAAAAATTCTGGAAGATGCAAGAAAGGAGCGGAGCCTCAAACTTACGGAGAAGAGCATGAAAAAGGCTTTTTCTTCAATCCGACTATTATCCCGGCAGCCAGTACCGATATGGAAGTATGCAATATTGAGATTTTCGGGCCTGTTGCACCGGTTATCACTGCAAAGGACGAGGACGAAGCAGTGGAAATTGCAAACTCCACAGAATTCGGGCTTGGGGCCAAGATCTGGTCCGGAGACCCTTACAGAACAATTTTGATTTTAATTTATGTACCAATTATGTGGCAAAATAATACGACAATATGTTCAATAGCTTAAGGGGGAATGCGTTGTCCGAATTAGCTGAACAGGATATACTGTCCAGATTAACCAGGTTAGAACAGAGAATGAACGATCTGAATAATACTGCAAATGCTCTGATAGATGAATTAGAAAGTCTGCAAACTGTAGCCAGAGAATTAAAGATGACAGCTTTTGTCGATAAATTCGATGAATATCTCGAAGAGATAGGAAATATCAAGAAAGACTTAAGCTGCAAAATATCCGATGAAATTGAAAATGAACAGATGAAAGAGCTGATAGAGACAAGGATGAAAACTATTCCGGTAGACATTGAAAACTTAAAAAACGAATATAGTGATCTTCGCGGTAAATTGGTAGAGGTAAAAGATGAAATAAGCAAAAAGAAATGAAATAATAAATAAAAGTAAACTGAGTAACGTGGGCAGTGTGCCTAATTTTCTGTAAAATTTACTCTATACCCTTTTAGTCTTCTTTTTTGTAGGACTTACGCGGCTGAAACGAGAAATCAATAACAGCAAACATTTTTCAGATTAATTCTCATATATGAATACAACGTCTATTGTGCTTGATTTTTGATCTCAAGTGCGTAACTTCTAGAATATATTGAAGCCGTTTTACTGTTAGCGGTTTCTTTCTCGGAAAGAACACATTCTATGTAGCAGACGAAGACTTAATAGTACCCCGATCGGCTTTTAATATATGGCTACTTATACTGCTCTTGTACATTCGGGAAATTCATCTTTTCCGGCAAACCAACTCTCCGTTTTTAAGTGGGACAAGTACTGCGTCGACTCGCTGATCATTGTACACACAGTCAAGAAATGGCTTGAGCATAGCAGCGTGACTTATCACATTGTCAGCTATCAATATGCCACCTCTAATCATTTTAGGTATGACTGCCTCATAACAATCAAGATAATATTCTTTATCGCAATCTAAGAAACAAAAGGAAATCCCGGTGTATCGGCTTATCAGGTGTCTGGCATCGCCATGTACGAGTTCTACGATGTTCTCTATTCCGGCTTTAGAGAAGGTTTCACGTGCCATTTTTACTTTTTCTTCCTGTATCTCGAATGTGATCAATTTACGTTTTGTCTCTATACATGCAAGTGCAAGCCACATGGATG
This genomic interval carries:
- a CDS encoding PHP domain-containing protein; protein product: MGGRQRNYEEKLIAPERAAELMEEGWKRADLHVHSTCSFDVLPAKDLSPESLYEKALGMGMDFVTFTDHDTVDAYDILGWDREQLVPGVEMAVYDPEFAGHTLHVNVFELCREDFSELTEISKIEHDLKGFIRYLKRHKLPFIYNHPFWFELHQEPDIFAVPKLAKLFPVLEYNMHELKQKNELTIALAEKFGKGIAATTDSHSGGIGKVYTLAKGDSFREYFKNIERGKSYIVPEDLTREILMEEMNTWIDLIFEKSQRTRDIKRYLTGIKPLDTMVRISRSTLLNYSPRLNRTTMSLLYMISNTGLPASLYIHSKENLARKIEKKIEIKGQK
- a CDS encoding O-methyltransferase, with translation MFHDIFDPIKERMNYLEFIDKNDRINGTPKLHRLRQIPPETGKFIALMLSASPDGVATEIGTSAGYSSMWLALACIETKRKLITFEIQEEKVKMARETFSKAGIENIVELVHGDARHLISRYTGISFCFLDCDKEYYLDCYEAVIPKMIRGGILIADNVISHAAMLKPFLDCVYNDQRVDAVLVPLKNGELVCRKR